Genomic segment of Murdochiella vaginalis:
GTTTTCCAGCATCCCGCCGGTAAGACGCGTGCAATATACATTGGTCTGCAGCTTTTTCAGGACGTACGGTACTGCACCGTAGTGATCTTCATGCCCGTGCGTCAAGAGAATGCCCCGCAGCTTTTCCTTGTTCTTTTCGAGATAGGAAATATCCGGGATCACTGTGTCCACACCCGGCATATCCTCATCCGGAAACGTCAGGCCGGCGTCAATCACAATCATATCATTGCCGTATTCGACCACCGCCATGTTCTTTCCGATTTCACGCAATCCGCCGAGCGGAATCACCCGTAATCGCTTTATATTCGCTTTTGTTTTCAAACGCTTTCCTCCTTTTGTTCTTTCCCTTTTTCCATTTTATTTAATTCCTCGAAGGCTTCGCTCACCTCATCGAGTTCTCGTTCCGATTCCAATGCCGCAAAGACCATATCGTCTCCGTCGGCAAAATAACGCAAAAAGAAGGAAGAACCATCTTCCTGGTCTTCCACTAAACAATAGTCCTTATCTTGCAAGGAAAAAGACGCAACGAGGGTTAATGCCACATCACGCTCTCCATCCTGTACAATCATCTCTTGTCTGTTCATTGTTTTTCCCGTCTGTCCAGCCATTGCTGGAGAATAAACGTTGCCGCGATCGCGTCAACGACTTGCTTTCGTTTTTCCCGACGAACGCCGGTTTTCATCAGTACAGCGCTCGCCTGCATCGTGCTCAATCTCTCGTCCTGATACTCCACGGCATACCCTTTTTTCAACAATTCGGCGCCGAAGCTCTTCGCGCGGCGAGCCGAATCACTCATCTGATTATTCATATGCTTGGGTAAACCGATTATAATTTCTGCAATCGAATAGGCGCTGATGATCTCTTCTAAGGCGAAAAGATCTGCAGCGAATGTCGAACGTTTAATGGTCGTATGGGCCTGCGCAATGAGATACGTGGGGTCGCTGATTGCCACCCCGATGGTCTTTGTACCCAAGTCCAATCCCATTGCGCGAGTCACCCAAGCCACCTCTCTTCTTATGATGGTATATTGTGCCCTTCCAGATAGTATGACAGCAGCGTCGAGAGCAGCTCATCGCGATCAATCTGTCGGATTAGCTTGCGCGCGTCATTATAGCTCGTAATGTACGTGGGATCGCCGGAAAGAATATAACCGATAATCTGATTCTCCGGTGCATATCCCTTTTCTTCAAGAGAAACATACACGCTGGAAAGGATCTCTTCCATATTGTGCCGTTCTTCAATCGGCGTAAAAAGCATCGTTTCGCTGAAATCTTTCGACATCTTCGCCTCCTAACTGTGTTATACATAACACATCGTGTTCTGCAGCAAGGCTACGCTCGTTTTTCTTCCACCCAGGCGCCCACGCTTTTCAATGCCTCATCAATTTTGGTGGCATCTTTACCGCCTGCCGTCGCAAACTGCGGACGGCCTCCCCCGTTTCCGCCGGTTTTTTGCGCAAGGGCTTTGACCAAATCGCCTGCCTTGATACCTTCTTTTACCCATTTGTCGGCAACCGATACGACCCAATAGACTTTTTTATCGGTAGC
This window contains:
- the ruvX gene encoding Holliday junction resolvase RuvX, which produces MTRAMGLDLGTKTIGVAISDPTYLIAQAHTTIKRSTFAADLFALEEIISAYSIAEIIIGLPKHMNNQMSDSARRAKSFGAELLKKGYAVEYQDERLSTMQASAVLMKTGVRREKRKQVVDAIAATFILQQWLDRREKQ
- a CDS encoding IreB family regulatory phosphoprotein; translated protein: MSKDFSETMLFTPIEERHNMEEILSSVYVSLEEKGYAPENQIIGYILSGDPTYITSYNDARKLIRQIDRDELLSTLLSYYLEGHNIPS
- a CDS encoding DUF1292 domain-containing protein codes for the protein MNRQEMIVQDGERDVALTLVASFSLQDKDYCLVEDQEDGSSFFLRYFADGDDMVFAALESERELDEVSEAFEELNKMEKGKEQKEESV